Proteins from a genomic interval of Paenibacillus lentus:
- a CDS encoding J domain-containing protein translates to MTYWSLLGIDPTADESVIKKAYASQLQVYHPEEDPEGYQRLREAYEWAKKRAKALQAEATSCGMDEDEWHCDTYDIDDPDDEISVLQSSWQAADSESSPLKRHPAQVFFEQMEELYDDFPRRIDPEQWKILMASDYMWDMDHQRERLSGLLRFLEKHRHFPRKVWDILNQSFYLLEQKEDLFELYDEEEIAFIIGQIQGTAELGYACFEERQLNFDIEHYLTLRQDAQTLLMEDNPVAARDDLAEAYDLFQHDPDLQLLQAKCYLRLGQHSEAKLCLQQVLKLKPDEHEARLLLAHFLYKEQHYDEAIGECKLLEEQGVLNQDVMSIYGNSAIELGRIEQAWKKYSETEPIWQKFYHFQYNLMLLRMRNRHLFNQEHNPRHAEYKKRVRKSQMWSYGMLMFRLSWLYLFLFLLVYFIFGLPPVFLIVLPIILCRSAWKTLRTARMFIT, encoded by the coding sequence ATGACATATTGGAGTTTACTAGGAATTGACCCTACGGCGGACGAATCGGTTATTAAGAAGGCTTATGCAAGTCAATTGCAGGTTTATCATCCGGAGGAGGATCCCGAGGGCTACCAGCGTTTGAGAGAGGCCTATGAATGGGCGAAAAAACGAGCTAAAGCGCTGCAAGCTGAAGCAACCAGTTGCGGTATGGACGAGGATGAATGGCACTGCGATACATACGATATAGACGATCCCGATGACGAGATTTCAGTGCTGCAGTCGTCTTGGCAAGCCGCTGATTCTGAATCCTCCCCATTGAAACGTCATCCGGCTCAGGTGTTTTTTGAGCAAATGGAGGAGTTGTATGACGATTTTCCCCGCCGGATTGATCCCGAGCAATGGAAAATATTAATGGCGAGCGACTATATGTGGGACATGGATCATCAGCGTGAGCGGTTGAGTGGGTTGCTGCGTTTTTTAGAAAAGCATCGGCATTTTCCGCGAAAAGTATGGGATATCTTGAACCAATCCTTTTACTTGCTGGAACAGAAAGAAGATCTATTTGAACTCTATGATGAGGAAGAAATAGCCTTTATCATCGGACAAATTCAGGGTACTGCGGAATTAGGGTATGCCTGCTTTGAAGAGCGACAGCTTAATTTCGATATTGAGCACTATCTCACGCTAAGGCAGGATGCTCAGACTTTACTTATGGAGGATAATCCGGTGGCGGCCAGAGATGATCTGGCGGAGGCGTATGACCTGTTCCAGCATGACCCGGATCTGCAGCTTCTGCAAGCGAAATGCTATCTGAGACTGGGGCAACATTCGGAGGCAAAATTATGTCTGCAGCAGGTTCTTAAGCTAAAACCGGACGAGCATGAGGCTCGCCTGTTACTTGCGCACTTTTTGTATAAAGAACAACACTATGACGAGGCCATAGGGGAATGTAAGCTGTTGGAAGAGCAAGGAGTATTAAACCAGGATGTTATGAGCATATATGGAAACTCCGCAATTGAGTTGGGGCGTATTGAGCAAGCTTGGAAGAAATACAGCGAAACTGAACCGATTTGGCAAAAGTTCTACCATTTTCAATATAATTTGATGTTACTGCGGATGAGAAATAGGCATTTGTTCAACCAAGAGCATAATCCGCGACATGCGGAGTATAAAAAGAGGGTTAGAAAGTCTCAGATGTGGAGCTATGGCATGCTGATGTTTAGATTAAGCTGGCTTTATCTATTTTTATTCTTGCTTGTTTATTTTATCTTTGGCTTGCCCCCGGTATTTTTGATTGTATTGCCCATCATCCTTTGCAGAAGCGCTTGGAAGACCTTAAGAACAGCGAGAATGTTTATTACTTGA
- a CDS encoding MFS transporter produces MVFPVFYEHKRIKWPHPLIMVAREIENNRCKGVLLEGVKKEGNLLAKKTSHFWALLLFSIGVFMAQLDNGIISSALTTINRHYDVTDNWGAWGITIYTLGLAISLPIVGKLSDRYGRRKLFIIEIALFGIGSLLVALSPSFGFYLAARFIQALGGGGIFIIGNSHILSTVEPGKQAKYLGLLGAMNGVAAVLGPNVGSFLLDLTGNWHILFLINVPIAIVLFILAFMRLEESSDPSPGRLDLIGTIILSFAVLSLMYGLTNIDINFWASFKQLEVSGFIGAGIVLFIVLMLYESVLEKKENGDPILPIYLIRQPRFLMVLLIGALSGGILAAMIFIPAFTENVLGIMAEKSGYWMTPLALAAGVGAGLGGTLVTKRGPVFTVIISGLIAAIGFALFPLWIELKWQFVVSSMIAGVGIGVILGAPLNILATEGLQSNKGTALASLSLLRQIGMTIAPTIYAGFIARGFNNMGNLFQSDFQNVLQDNIARADLSKEALGELAQIGQQMAAGSGAIDANQMNEIVGSIQDPALKEVILNSVSEITRMAAENGYGGLYWSAAVLGVLIIVASLILVPLRGKASAVSRIE; encoded by the coding sequence ATGGTATTTCCGGTGTTTTATGAACATAAAAGAATAAAGTGGCCTCACCCTCTTATAATGGTTGCAAGAGAAATTGAAAACAACCGCTGCAAAGGTGTATTATTGGAAGGTGTAAAAAAGGAGGGAAACTTGTTGGCTAAAAAAACCTCTCACTTTTGGGCTTTGCTCTTATTCTCAATCGGCGTATTTATGGCGCAGCTTGATAATGGGATTATTAGTTCAGCGCTTACAACCATTAATCGTCACTATGATGTGACTGATAACTGGGGTGCCTGGGGCATAACCATCTATACCCTTGGCTTAGCGATTAGCTTACCGATTGTTGGTAAACTTTCCGATAGGTATGGAAGAAGGAAGCTATTTATTATTGAAATCGCCTTGTTCGGTATCGGTTCTTTATTGGTAGCGCTTAGTCCTTCATTTGGCTTTTATTTAGCTGCTCGTTTCATTCAAGCGCTTGGCGGCGGCGGTATTTTTATTATCGGGAATTCACATATATTAAGTACTGTTGAACCGGGCAAGCAGGCGAAATATTTGGGGCTCTTAGGGGCGATGAACGGGGTTGCCGCTGTATTAGGGCCAAACGTTGGTTCTTTCTTACTCGACTTAACGGGGAATTGGCATATTTTATTCTTAATCAACGTGCCGATTGCTATTGTTTTGTTTATTCTGGCCTTTATGAGGCTAGAGGAATCCTCGGATCCAAGTCCAGGGCGGTTAGATTTAATCGGTACCATTATTTTGTCTTTTGCCGTGTTATCCCTAATGTACGGCTTAACCAATATTGACATTAATTTCTGGGCCAGCTTTAAGCAGCTTGAAGTATCAGGCTTTATTGGTGCGGGGATCGTATTGTTTATCGTGTTGATGCTGTATGAGTCGGTATTGGAGAAAAAGGAGAATGGCGACCCGATTTTACCGATATACTTGATTAGACAGCCTCGCTTTTTAATGGTGCTTTTGATTGGCGCTTTATCAGGCGGCATTTTAGCAGCGATGATTTTTATCCCCGCCTTCACCGAAAATGTGCTGGGGATCATGGCTGAAAAGTCGGGCTACTGGATGACCCCGCTCGCATTAGCAGCAGGGGTTGGCGCAGGCTTGGGCGGTACACTGGTCACGAAGCGCGGCCCTGTGTTTACCGTTATTATATCGGGGCTAATTGCCGCCATCGGGTTTGCCTTATTCCCATTATGGATTGAATTAAAATGGCAATTCGTGGTTTCGAGTATGATCGCAGGTGTGGGGATTGGTGTTATTTTAGGCGCGCCATTAAATATTTTAGCGACAGAAGGTCTACAATCGAATAAAGGTACTGCGCTAGCTTCTTTATCCCTACTACGCCAGATAGGTATGACCATAGCACCAACCATTTATGCAGGCTTCATTGCACGTGGCTTTAACAATATGGGTAATCTTTTTCAGAGTGACTTTCAGAATGTGTTACAAGACAATATTGCAAGGGCTGATTTGTCGAAGGAGGCACTTGGCGAGCTAGCGCAAATTGGTCAACAGATGGCTGCGGGCTCTGGTGCAATCGATGCAAATCAGATGAATGAAATTGTCGGCTCGATCCAAGATCCTGCCTTAAAAGAAGTAATCTTAAACAGTGTATCTGAAATTACAAGGATGGCTGCAGAGAATGGCTACGGCGGTTTATACTGGTCAGCGGCTGTATTAGGTGTACTAATCATTGTGGCTTCTTTAATCCTGGTGCCGTTAAGAGGTAAAGCTTCTGCGGTATCACGCATTGAATAG
- a CDS encoding pyridoxamine 5'-phosphate oxidase family protein, producing the protein MTTSVTDNQEAIKTVHELIKGIETAMLTTVSEEGLVSRPMKTQDVEFDGTLWFLTKKDSGKFHELLHNQHVNVAYVGKSFVSIRGNAELVEDQEKLQQFWNPMYEELLETTSDDPNLVLIKVNAETAEYWDSGNKFKMVKFLLRRMLGKNTEGTDMNQIVNMT; encoded by the coding sequence ATGACGACATCTGTTACCGACAATCAAGAAGCGATCAAAACCGTCCATGAATTAATCAAAGGGATCGAAACCGCGATGCTAACGACTGTTTCCGAAGAGGGACTCGTATCTCGGCCCATGAAAACCCAGGACGTCGAGTTTGACGGAACGCTTTGGTTCCTGACAAAAAAGGATAGCGGCAAATTTCATGAGCTGCTTCATAATCAACATGTGAACGTAGCCTATGTAGGAAAATCCTTTGTCTCTATCCGCGGTAATGCTGAATTGGTGGAGGATCAGGAGAAATTGCAACAATTTTGGAATCCCATGTACGAGGAACTGCTTGAAACCACTTCTGACGACCCTAATCTGGTTCTCATCAAGGTAAATGCGGAAACTGCGGAGTACTGGGATTCGGGCAACAAATTTAAAATGGTTAAATTCCTGCTCCGCAGAATGTTAGGCAAGAATACCGAGGGAACGGATATGAATCAGATTGTGAATATGACTTGA
- a CDS encoding helix-turn-helix transcriptional regulator: MAKWDNMLSMLWMLRSGRKLTAAQIADSLEISVRTVYRYIDALCASGVPVIAESGHDGGIRILDSFKETPLFFNSLELKALVDAFKFAQGAGYPYTEELQSVLKKVENGLHDEQRDDLSRQTSGLDVIVPARPPSATRLLRDLEQAAKEGRTVRIAYRKANADQAYERELDPYGLAYDRNEWYAVAFCHRSQGVRTFRVDRIEWLEQTELRFDQPLHFSASTYLRDQSEREREADGPLTVICIEGESDALNAICAHWHLRHYLNERSDREARFLLDVPTMNKYLPMYLITFGTAIRVREPIELKCKIREMAYGIAKHYDNNTD; this comes from the coding sequence ATGGCAAAATGGGATAACATGCTGTCCATGCTCTGGATGCTGCGCTCCGGTAGAAAGCTCACCGCTGCGCAGATCGCGGACAGTTTAGAGATCAGCGTTCGCACCGTGTATCGATATATCGATGCATTATGTGCCAGCGGTGTACCGGTAATCGCAGAATCGGGCCATGATGGCGGGATTCGCATTCTGGACAGCTTTAAGGAGACGCCATTGTTCTTCAACTCTTTAGAGCTGAAGGCGCTTGTGGACGCATTTAAATTTGCGCAAGGCGCAGGTTATCCATATACGGAGGAGTTACAAAGCGTATTGAAGAAGGTCGAAAACGGGCTGCATGATGAACAGCGCGATGATTTGTCCCGTCAGACAAGCGGCTTGGATGTGATTGTTCCAGCGCGTCCGCCTTCCGCCACTCGGTTGCTCAGGGATCTAGAGCAGGCGGCGAAGGAGGGGAGAACGGTCCGCATCGCCTATCGTAAAGCGAATGCGGATCAAGCTTACGAACGTGAGCTTGATCCGTACGGGTTAGCTTATGACCGGAATGAATGGTACGCTGTCGCATTCTGCCATCGGTCTCAGGGGGTTCGGACGTTCCGTGTTGATCGAATCGAATGGCTGGAGCAGACCGAATTGCGATTTGATCAGCCTCTGCATTTTTCTGCGTCGACTTACCTCCGCGACCAGTCCGAGCGAGAACGGGAGGCGGACGGACCGTTGACGGTCATTTGCATTGAGGGAGAATCCGACGCGCTGAACGCGATTTGCGCCCACTGGCATCTGCGCCACTATTTGAATGAACGGAGCGATCGAGAGGCCCGGTTTCTGCTTGATGTCCCAACAATGAACAAGTACCTTCCGATGTATCTGATAACTTTTGGCACGGCTATTCGGGTTCGGGAACCGATTGAGCTGAAATGCAAGATCCGGGAAATGGCGTATGGAATCGCAAAACATTACGATAACAATACCGACTGA
- a CDS encoding VanZ family protein, protein MDLQGIIDRLLPILPTALITALVFIGVSYLSYALYRKRGGRRNVTARQVIAIFLILAWCVVVMVLTTFSRGANYEGWVNFRLFSGYVNAWNQWSLQEWQLIIFNMLMFAPLGFLLPLLNKTTRRFVPVLLLSLLITLGIECIQMLSRRGIFELDDILHNTLGSMAGFFVMSAILDIVEQRKIAVSSAWKALSIPLFFALLFAGALFVYNMKELGNLSIRPAIAQDMSDVKVTLNADLPTEAEPVSLYSNRRIHNLKYGKEMAELTKRTFDLQQQGGMRMDGFNRIWILVSDDGKEYTFNYAVRDGGWSLSTEGDGSGPMEQEELFRHGEYYESLMLSSGILPPNAVFSTQNEDTIRWDIEQSIADIARGNRDYASGMVMIVPSGEHQIPHSLFYSMQENKFVSKIEIISPAQAYMEVAKGNFYVYNDLENGDQLNVDEYELTYTYDSKGYYQPVYRFTGTVNGSSWSTLIPAVK, encoded by the coding sequence ATGGATTTACAAGGAATCATCGACAGACTGTTGCCGATTTTGCCGACGGCGCTGATCACAGCATTGGTGTTCATCGGGGTCTCGTATTTATCCTACGCCTTATATCGAAAGAGAGGTGGGAGAAGAAATGTAACCGCCAGGCAGGTTATCGCAATCTTCCTGATTCTGGCTTGGTGTGTTGTGGTTATGGTATTAACGACATTCAGCAGGGGCGCTAATTATGAGGGATGGGTTAATTTCCGGCTCTTCAGCGGTTATGTGAATGCATGGAATCAATGGTCGTTACAGGAATGGCAGTTGATTATTTTTAACATGCTGATGTTCGCTCCGCTCGGCTTCCTGCTACCGCTTCTTAACAAAACAACGCGCCGCTTTGTTCCCGTTCTGCTTCTGTCGCTTCTGATTACGCTGGGGATTGAGTGTATTCAGATGTTGAGCCGCAGGGGTATTTTTGAACTGGACGATATTTTACACAACACACTTGGAAGTATGGCGGGATTTTTCGTGATGAGCGCAATCCTAGACATCGTTGAACAACGAAAGATCGCGGTCAGTTCCGCATGGAAGGCGCTCAGTATACCGCTATTTTTTGCCCTTCTTTTTGCCGGAGCTTTGTTTGTCTACAATATGAAAGAGCTTGGCAACCTGTCCATTCGTCCGGCAATTGCGCAAGACATGAGTGATGTTAAAGTAACGCTTAACGCTGATTTACCAACCGAGGCCGAACCGGTATCTCTTTATTCCAACCGTCGAATCCATAATCTTAAATATGGAAAAGAGATGGCAGAGCTGACAAAGCGCACTTTTGATCTACAGCAGCAGGGTGGTATGCGCATGGATGGATTTAACCGCATATGGATACTTGTTAGCGATGACGGAAAGGAATATACGTTTAATTACGCTGTCAGGGATGGCGGATGGTCGCTATCAACCGAAGGTGACGGAAGCGGCCCGATGGAGCAGGAGGAATTATTCAGGCATGGAGAGTATTATGAAAGCTTGATGCTTTCCAGCGGCATATTACCCCCAAATGCTGTATTCAGCACACAAAATGAAGATACGATCCGTTGGGATATTGAGCAGTCCATCGCAGACATCGCTCGAGGAAATCGCGATTACGCAAGTGGAATGGTAATGATTGTACCCTCCGGAGAACATCAAATTCCACATAGCTTATTTTACTCCATGCAAGAGAACAAGTTTGTAAGTAAAATTGAAATTATTAGTCCGGCTCAAGCCTATATGGAGGTTGCCAAGGGTAATTTTTATGTTTACAATGACTTGGAAAATGGCGACCAACTGAATGTGGACGAATATGAACTAACCTATACCTACGATTCAAAAGGGTATTATCAGCCCGTTTATCGGTTCACAGGAACGGTGAATGGATCGTCTTGGTCCACATTGATTCCAGCAGTGAAATGA
- a CDS encoding spermidine synthase gives MKLLYKTFSQGHEVAVYEAVELDGEKGTFRVLQFSEEAVQGAMDMANPERVVLEYPRAICHLMEYNQASFERVFLIGHGIGTLSRHFADKTFDVAELDQAVVDISREWFGYSKDNVRVGDGRELLENEPPHVYDYVVLDAFSAKGTPTHLLSSEFFHMAASKLEHPGSLIMNLMGRGEQDSWMNAIHSTLSEVFPYTKCFALPVEGDRDLRNIIMMGSKQNIQYQTRHMAGFIEFEAGQGYMIYDHS, from the coding sequence TTGAAACTGTTGTATAAGACCTTTAGCCAAGGTCACGAGGTTGCCGTATATGAAGCTGTGGAACTGGATGGAGAGAAGGGAACTTTTCGCGTGCTGCAGTTTTCGGAGGAAGCGGTACAAGGAGCCATGGATATGGCTAATCCGGAGCGAGTCGTGCTGGAATACCCCCGGGCCATCTGTCATCTGATGGAATATAACCAAGCCTCATTTGAACGCGTATTTTTAATTGGACATGGGATTGGGACACTCTCTAGACATTTTGCGGATAAAACGTTTGATGTGGCGGAGTTAGATCAAGCGGTCGTAGATATTAGCCGGGAGTGGTTTGGATATTCCAAAGATAATGTGAGAGTAGGCGATGGTCGGGAGCTATTGGAGAACGAGCCGCCGCATGTCTATGATTATGTGGTCTTGGATGCATTTTCGGCTAAGGGCACGCCTACCCATCTACTATCCAGCGAGTTTTTTCACATGGCGGCTAGCAAGCTGGAGCACCCCGGTTCACTAATCATGAATCTTATGGGCAGAGGCGAGCAGGATTCATGGATGAATGCGATACATAGCACGCTTAGTGAAGTGTTTCCTTATACCAAGTGTTTTGCCTTACCCGTTGAAGGGGATAGGGATCTTCGTAATATTATTATGATGGGTAGCAAACAAAACATCCAGTATCAAACCCGGCATATGGCAGGATTTATCGAGTTCGAGGCAGGGCAGGGCTATATGATCTATGACCATAGTTAA
- a CDS encoding DUF6809 family protein yields MRSILKALYCGDVRPVETIVPTDPEYRALNRRISEVIKTWEMKLSATEFSQLEELLDLRSRSSSIYAEVSFIHGFQLGALMMTEVYAARNEY; encoded by the coding sequence ATGAGAAGTATTTTAAAAGCGTTGTATTGTGGAGACGTTCGCCCCGTAGAAACGATTGTGCCAACTGATCCCGAATACCGTGCATTAAATCGGAGAATATCCGAAGTCATAAAAACGTGGGAGATGAAGTTATCGGCAACAGAATTTAGTCAGCTTGAAGAATTACTTGATCTGCGAAGCAGGTCTTCTTCAATATATGCTGAAGTTTCTTTTATTCATGGATTCCAGCTTGGTGCACTAATGATGACAGAAGTATATGCGGCACGGAATGAATATTAG
- a CDS encoding helix-turn-helix domain-containing protein: MKIKIKLQQLLDERDISQRQFAIMVNMRPGTINALCRGTTDRIYISTLEQICTALNIHIHELIDMED; this comes from the coding sequence ATGAAAATCAAAATTAAGTTACAACAACTTCTAGATGAACGAGATATTTCTCAACGCCAGTTTGCCATTATGGTTAATATGCGTCCTGGAACAATAAATGCCCTTTGCAGAGGAACCACAGACAGAATTTATATCAGCACTTTAGAACAGATATGCACAGCATTAAATATACATATTCATGAATTAATTGATATGGAAGATTGA
- a CDS encoding ADP-ribosylglycohydrolase family protein — MNGKRMIDRWQDDNEIFLRLAVKKRVLPTLYGAVIGDMLGVPVEFQKRGTFQISDVTGYGTYNQPPGTWSDDTSLTLCLIENIIEKSDEEGLMRKFVQYRDRGNWTPHNQMFDIGRTTSEAITKYKLGSAPSECGGTQQYDNGNGALMRIAPLVFILFNNFNFMEKVHTIKKYTEITHAHPRSIVGSIIYIEFLIRLYYNNSPEESRWEIKKLFDENFEDEHIYRKELQHYSRIFDENFFLLPPDEIFSSGYVVHTLEAALWCLGSTNSYREAVLKAVNLGEDTDTVAAITGALAGMNYKMEGIPEEWLAKIARKENIDELLEKFYHFCGDKAVEEEYGH; from the coding sequence ATGAATGGTAAAAGAATGATCGATCGATGGCAAGATGATAATGAAATTTTTCTGAGGTTAGCTGTAAAAAAGAGAGTACTTCCCACGTTGTACGGAGCTGTCATCGGGGATATGCTCGGAGTCCCAGTTGAATTTCAAAAAAGAGGAACTTTTCAAATCAGCGATGTAACTGGATATGGGACGTATAATCAACCACCGGGAACTTGGTCTGATGATACTTCATTAACGTTATGCTTGATTGAAAACATTATTGAAAAAAGTGACGAAGAAGGATTAATGAGAAAATTTGTTCAATATCGTGATAGAGGTAACTGGACACCACACAATCAAATGTTTGATATTGGAAGGACAACTAGTGAAGCGATTACTAAGTATAAATTAGGGAGTGCTCCTTCAGAATGTGGGGGTACACAACAATATGACAATGGTAACGGTGCTCTGATGAGAATTGCACCCCTAGTATTTATTCTGTTTAACAATTTTAATTTTATGGAAAAAGTTCATACAATAAAAAAATATACAGAAATTACTCATGCACACCCTCGTTCTATAGTTGGTTCGATTATTTATATTGAGTTTTTAATTAGGCTCTATTACAATAACTCTCCAGAAGAATCAAGATGGGAAATAAAAAAGCTTTTCGATGAAAATTTTGAAGATGAGCATATCTACCGAAAAGAATTGCAGCACTACTCCAGAATATTCGATGAAAACTTTTTTTTATTGCCTCCTGATGAGATTTTTTCAAGTGGATATGTGGTGCATACTTTAGAAGCCGCACTTTGGTGTTTGGGGAGTACTAATTCATATCGTGAGGCCGTTTTAAAAGCAGTGAATTTAGGTGAGGATACAGATACGGTTGCGGCTATCACGGGGGCCTTAGCAGGAATGAACTATAAAATGGAAGGAATCCCGGAAGAATGGCTTGCGAAGATAGCTCGAAAAGAAAATATTGATGAGTTGTTAGAAAAATTTTATCATTTTTGTGGAGATAAAGCTGTGGAGGAAGAATACGGACATTAA
- a CDS encoding IS110 family transposase, with protein sequence MKYKLKEKQNQRILDITDQTLVVGADIAKDTHVARAIDFRGIELGKDCVFENSRKGLSKLVSWMKALQRQYAKTDIVFGIEPTGHYWFPLAEFLQDKGIRIVVVNPHHVHKSKELEDNSQTKNDYKDAKVIADLVRNGHYTEPQLPTSVYADLRILMNMREKTMVSLGQVQRRIQNWLDRFFPEFNNVFKSWEGKAALVTLTEFPLPQEIVALGATAILGRWKQDVQRAVGIKRAEKLVEAASESIGLTEGTTAAKLELHTWVQQYALFTQQLEEIMNQVELLLKQIPGTQEMLTIPGVGITTLAGFLAETGDLSRYSHGQQIIRLAGLNLRENSSGKKKGRTTISKRGRSRLRALLFRAVLPMVAKNPEFKAMHQYYTQRQVNPLKKKQSIVALCGKLIRILHTLGTRKIVYNAADVLGPVRRAQLQLAA encoded by the coding sequence ATGAAGTATAAGCTAAAAGAGAAACAGAATCAACGCATTTTGGACATTACAGATCAAACTTTGGTTGTCGGTGCAGATATTGCAAAGGACACCCATGTTGCCAGAGCGATCGATTTTCGCGGAATCGAGCTTGGCAAAGACTGTGTATTTGAAAACAGCCGTAAGGGACTCTCGAAACTCGTATCGTGGATGAAGGCATTGCAGAGGCAGTACGCCAAAACAGATATTGTGTTTGGCATTGAGCCCACCGGACACTACTGGTTTCCCCTGGCTGAGTTCTTGCAAGACAAGGGCATTCGTATCGTGGTCGTGAATCCTCATCATGTGCATAAGAGCAAGGAACTGGAGGATAACTCCCAGACTAAAAATGACTACAAGGATGCCAAAGTGATTGCGGATCTTGTCCGTAACGGTCACTATACCGAACCCCAACTACCGACTAGCGTTTACGCAGATTTGAGAATTCTCATGAATATGCGTGAGAAAACGATGGTCAGTTTGGGGCAAGTCCAAAGACGGATTCAAAACTGGCTCGATCGGTTTTTCCCGGAGTTTAACAACGTCTTTAAGAGCTGGGAGGGCAAAGCCGCGCTCGTCACGTTGACTGAGTTTCCATTGCCGCAAGAGATCGTAGCCCTTGGCGCCACTGCGATCCTCGGGCGATGGAAGCAAGACGTACAGCGAGCCGTAGGGATAAAGCGAGCTGAAAAGCTTGTGGAAGCTGCCTCTGAATCTATTGGACTCACAGAAGGTACCACTGCTGCTAAGTTAGAGTTACACACTTGGGTGCAACAGTACGCCTTATTTACACAACAACTGGAAGAGATCATGAATCAAGTGGAGTTATTACTCAAACAGATTCCTGGCACACAGGAAATGCTCACTATTCCGGGTGTAGGAATCACGACACTTGCTGGCTTCCTAGCAGAAACCGGTGACCTATCTCGGTATAGCCACGGTCAACAGATTATCCGTCTCGCGGGACTTAACCTGCGAGAAAACAGTTCTGGAAAGAAAAAGGGTCGAACGACGATCAGCAAACGAGGTCGATCACGTCTTCGAGCACTACTTTTCCGAGCCGTGTTGCCCATGGTGGCAAAGAACCCGGAGTTTAAAGCGATGCATCAGTATTATACGCAGCGCCAGGTCAATCCGTTGAAAAAGAAACAGTCTATTGTGGCGCTTTGTGGAAAACTGATTCGCATTTTACACACGTTAGGCACAAGGAAAATCGTATACAATGCCGCTGATGTCTTAGGACCGGTTCGCCGGGCTCAGCTTCAGTTGGCTGCTTAA
- a CDS encoding Imm3 family immunity protein → MIPKLNYREILKSFDETFQEYKYRNMSNLEALAKTFEDFELIMNSGDLEKATILVRYSELVLKQPYVFHKSKDIIIKLLNEVDYEILRHTLSESEYEELIKRKKDVLYNLSKKQLTNNARAMWYYDEMIDEVNNYYNSITSKDKTPDQIAKEVLDRFKRDCRNTKSEKIGVYTTLAERLLEDGLADTIELKHIENSLKEFNVDEVGEQLSKNEKQKLQLRIERVLERMADN, encoded by the coding sequence ATGATTCCTAAATTAAATTATAGAGAGATTTTAAAATCATTTGATGAGACATTCCAGGAATACAAATATAGGAACATGAGTAATTTAGAAGCATTGGCCAAGACTTTCGAAGATTTCGAGCTAATAATGAATAGTGGTGATCTAGAAAAAGCTACAATTTTAGTTAGGTATAGTGAGCTAGTATTAAAGCAACCTTACGTATTTCATAAATCAAAAGACATAATAATAAAGCTCTTAAATGAGGTTGACTACGAAATTCTACGACATACATTATCTGAAAGCGAATATGAGGAGTTAATTAAGCGAAAGAAAGACGTTTTATATAATCTAAGTAAAAAACAATTAACGAATAATGCAAGAGCTATGTGGTACTATGATGAAATGATTGATGAAGTTAACAACTACTATAATTCTATAACTTCAAAAGACAAAACACCTGATCAAATAGCAAAAGAAGTATTGGATAGATTTAAAAGAGATTGTAGAAACACAAAGAGTGAAAAAATCGGAGTCTACACTACGTTAGCTGAAAGATTATTAGAGGACGGCTTGGCAGATACTATTGAACTTAAACATATCGAAAATTCCCTTAAAGAATTTAACGTTGATGAGGTAGGGGAACAACTGTCTAAAAATGAAAAACAAAAATTGCAATTGAGAATAGAGCGGGTATTAGAACGTATGGCAGATAATTAA